A single region of the Vicia villosa cultivar HV-30 ecotype Madison, WI linkage group LG4, Vvil1.0, whole genome shotgun sequence genome encodes:
- the LOC131597370 gene encoding uncharacterized protein LOC131597370: protein MPPHGAHAANAIEVVEDARLVKDVIELGSLLPLLKTELLRMDLYSGCGEFCVDCMAISSVCDKVKSGVQQLIDSGYLQFERVRRPEMVENEVNVASILYTPAKIPIPARAPPLVITLLGPVPYTSERAIPWNYGAEVFYQGAKYEIKSPVEKEDVDNVVGIGRMTRSGRVFNPTQNARDDNEEALAQAKGKRVVEDTVDQGQSSNSEDTVAKEMEEFLKIIKKSEYKVVDQLSQTQSKISILQLLLCSETHQNALLRLLSTAFVPPEILVNQLEGVVSNINAGNGLGFTDADLPSEGRNHNRALHISVECKGTMLSRVLVDTGSSLNVLPKSSLVRLDYSGVEIRPSELTVRAFDGSKRSVCLLGRPWIHAAGAVTSTLHQKLKFATQGKIVTICGEEEHVVSHLVSFRYIEVEGEVHETPCQAFEAVQTIKIPYVENNKLEAPMSSLKEARAVVESGHPEGWGRVLDLPIKQDKCGIGYQVGQSSSNEAPKKPGTFIPIKFSSAGIVKDHICAADDDMDSDYDIEGWIKPCVPGQKLLNWSSEDIISIAFDQE from the exons ATGCCTCCCCATGGAGCTCATGCGGCAAATGCCATTGAGGTTGTTGAAGATGCTCGCTTGGTCAAAGATGTGATCGAATTGGGCTCTCTATTGCCATTATTGAAGACGGAATTATTGAGGATGGATCTATACTCTGGTTGTGGAGAATTTTGTGTTGATTGCATGGCCATTTCCTCAGTTTGTGATAAGGTGAAAAGTGGGGTTCAACAGCTAATAGATAGTGGGTATCTACAGTTTGAGCGTGTGCGTCGTCCTGAAATGGTTGAAAACGAAGTTAATGTGGCATCCATTCTGTATACTCCTGCCAAGATTCCAATTCCTGCCCGAGCACCTCCTTTGGTTATTACATTGCTTGGTCCCGTCCCGTATACTAGTGAAAGAGCAATCCCATGGAATTATGGGGCAGAAGTTTTCTACCAAGGGGCCAAGTATGAGATCAAGTCTCCGGTTGAGAAAGAGGATGTGGATAATGTTGTTGGCATTGGAAGAATGACAAGGAGTGGTCGTGTTTTCAATCCTACCCAGAATGCTCGCGATGATAATGAAGAGGCTCTAGCTCAAGCTAAAGGGAAAAGAGTGGTAGAAGATACAGTGGATCAGGGGCAAAGCTCCAATTCTGAAGATACTGTGGccaaagagatggaagagttcctaaAGATCATCAAGAAAAGTGAGTATAAAGTGGTTGACCAACTGAGTCAAACTCAATCAAAGATTTCGATTTTGCAGTTGCTCTTGTGTTCGGAGACACATCAAAACGCGTTGTTGAGACTTCTAAGTACTGCCTTTGTCCCTCCGGAGATCTTAGTGAATCAACTTGAAGGAGTGGTGTCAAACATCAACGCTGGCAATGGGTTGGGATTCACTGATGCAGACTTGCCTTCCGAAGGCAGAAACCACAATAGAGCTTTGCATATATCAGTGGAGTGTAAAGGGACTATGTTATCACGTGTTCTCGTGGATACTGGATCTTCTTTGAATGTATTACCGAAGTCGTCTTTGGTGAGGCTAGATTATTCTGGTGTTGAGATAAGGCCGAGTGAACTGACGGTGAGAGCTTTTGATGGCTCAAAGAGATCAGT TTGTCTCCTGGGACGtccatggatccatgctgctggggccgtgACTTCCACATTGCATCAAAAACTCAAGTTCGCAACTCAAGGAAAGATAGTCACCATATGTGGGGAAGAAGAACACGTAGTAAGTCATCTCGTGTCTTTCAGGTATATCGAGGTGGAAGGAGAGGTCCACGAGACACCATGCCAAGCTTTTGAGGCTGTCCAGACTATCAAGATCCCTTATGTTGAAAATAACAAATTGGAGGCCCCCATGTCTTCACTAAAGGAAGCCAGAGCTGTGGTTGAGTCTGGTCATCCTGAAGGATGGGGCCGAGTCTTGGATTTACCGATCAAGCAGGATAAATGTGGGATTGGTTATCAAGTGGGTCAGAGTTCGTCTAATGAGGCCCCTAAGAAGCCCGGAACTTTCATTCCGATCAAGTTCTCTAGTGCTGGCATTGTCAAGGATCATATTTGTGCTGCTGATGACGATATGGATAGCGATTATGATATCGAGGGATGGATCAAGCCATGTGTCCCAGGACAGAAGCTTCTCAACTGGTCATCTGAGGACATCATCTCAATTGCTTTTGATCAAGAGTAa